The Sebaldella sp. S0638 sequence ATGAATGTTGAATATGAAGCTGTAAATTATGACAGTCCGCAGATGAAAGCAATTATTTTGGAGCTGGAATCAAAATATGGTAAACAGTGGTTTGAAAATAGTTCAAATGAAGAAATAACAGATAAGTTTATGGAAAAATATACAGATTTTTCTATTGTCAAAAAAACAATAAAAGTAAACATGGAAAAACAAAACGGATATTGGGATATTGACCTGAATGAAAATAACGACTTTATGATAAGCTTATATTCACACGGCGAGCTTTATTTCTGGCATGAATAACTGAAATTTAAATGCATACTTTGTTACTAAAAACTAAAATTAAAAAACTGGGCTTTTATACCCAGTTTTTATTTTTGATAATATATAAATGATATTCTAAATATCTGACTTATAGAATTTTTTTAATACACTTTCCTAAAATGCAGCCTTAAAAGAAACTCCTACCTTATAGTCTTCTTTATTGTCATTTCCTGCTCCGTATTCTCCTGTAAGGAATATCCCGTATCTGTCTTTTAACTCCACTCCTATTGTTCCTCCGGTTTTTATCTTACCCTTATCTTCGGCAGTTTGTGCCAGCTTGTGATACCCCTCTTCTATTACAGATAAACTTGCTTTTTCCTGTCTGTTCATATTTCCAAGTTCATATTCATAAGCTGCACCTATATTTCCTTTTATTTTCCAGTCTGAATTTGATCCAAGACTTTTTTCTGCCTCAAGTCTCAGCCCTATACTTGGCTTAATGCTGTAGCCGTCATTGCTTTCCACATTCAGACTTTCAGCCCCGCCTGTTTCCTCGAAGCTTTCATGCGCCATATATCCGAGTTCAAGCCCTGTAAACGGCACTAACTTTACATTACGTCCTATTTCAATATCTTTTCCTATTTCATTTAATGAACTTATGCCGTATACATTATAATCCGATTTCATATCTGATTTTGTCCCGTCATACCATTGTATACTTCTGTCATTATTATGAAAACTTACTCTACCTAACAGATCATTTCTAAAGTTCCATCCATTTACACTGTACTTATTATGTAATCCAAGCTGTACAGTATCTGCCTGATCTTCATTATTTGTATCTTTCATCTGAAAATCAGTTCTTGTATACCCCAGTGAGTAGCCGAATGTGTGTCTGTATGTTCTTTCTACTTCTCTAAGTGCCAATACCCCCACTGTGTTATAATCATACGATTCTACACCGCTGGTATTCTCCTTAGTGCTTCCTTTTCCTGCTATTACATTTATTTTCACATTTTCTTTTGTGTTATTTTCTGAGTTCTGCAATGTAAACAATGCATTGTTAAGTACCCCGTAAATATCCTGTTCCCTCTGATTTATATTAGCGTACACACTTCCTGAAAGCTGTTCAAAACTGTCTCTCAAAGTATTTTCATCTGTTATAAGGTCTAACTTATCATAAATTTTCAGTGCATCACCCTGGGCATTAAGATATTTATCCTCGATATTTTTAGCAAATCCGTCATACCATGCACCTTTGGTAAAGTTATCATAGTCAATTTTTTCCATCCATATATCTATTTTACCCTGATCATTAGTTACAGGTATTGCATCAAATGTAAGCGAGCTGCTTTTCACTGATACTTCTCCGGTATTTTGCCCTCCTTCTGGAGTTGTCGGATCAAATACATTTTCAAATTTATACACTCTTGCATTTGTTCCCTGTGTGAATAACGGATCTATTTTTACGTCATTATCTCCGAAATTAAAGCCTGGCGCCACTATACTTACACTGTTGCTCAAAAGAAAGCCTCCGTTTATATCATCAGGCGAATAGCCATTCAAAGAAATTTCTTCCATTGTTGGTACCCTAAAACTCGATGAATCTGGTTTTATAATAAGATTAAAACCATCCAGTTCAAATTTTTCATCAACTTTTATAATACCGGCATTTATTATACTAGGCGGCGTATAAGCTGCATCGCCGGTTACTACCTGCTCTGAACCTATTGTTCCCGAGGCGATTTCTATTAATCCGTAATTTTCAAGGATTGAACTTCCGGAAAGCTGTATTCCCGTGCTGTTATTTCCATTTATATATATTTTCCCTGTGTTTTCATTTATTACTTTTGAATTGGCATTAGCATAAATTCCCATACTGTTATTTCCATTCATTGTTATAGTACCGGCATTTGTAATCTCGGTATTTCGTGTTCCCGCTATACCTATACTTCCGTCACCTGACAGTGTGATATTACCTTCGTTTCTCACAGCTCCTTGTTCTATATATATTCCCACTGCTTTTTCCGATGCAGAAGTTATGTTGCCGGTATTCAGAGACTCATTTATATTACTTACAGAATAAAATCCTACTCCGTTTGAGCCAACTGTTATATTACCGCTGTTTTTCATATTTTGTACATTTTCTCCGTAAAGCCCCACTGAATACTTATTTGCAAATGGGTTTTCAGGATCAATTATAACAGAATCTCCGATTTTTATATCACCGCTGTTATCTATACTTCCTGCTTTATTGTATATCCCTATATTTGCAGTTCCGTTATCTCCTGTTATTACCGCTTTATTTGTTATATCCCCGCCGTTTATCAAATAAAAACCTATAGAATCAGAGCCAGCCATATTCAGATCAGCACCTGCTTCATTATTTACAGTTGTTTTTCCGTCAGAATATACCAAAACACTTTTATCTTCCAGATTGGATATATTTCTTCCCGTATAAACAGAATCTTTACTTAGAACTACACCATAACTGTCACTGCTTACACTTATTCCGGCATTATTATCAATCACAGCCCCGTTAGTCCCATATATACCTACAGTTTTTTCACCTGTTAATGTCAGGTTCCCGCCAGTAATATTCAGATTACCGGAGTTCATATAAATACCGGTACCTGACAACCCGACTTTTACATCTCCTGCTGTGTGGTTTACCTCTCCGCCCTTGCTGTAAATACCAATAGAATTTACTCCTGATATTATATCCGCAGAATTATTAACCGTTCCCTGAGTATTATTATTAAATATTCCTATAGCTGGATCAGACATACTTACTGAATTTCCTATTTCTACAGAATTTCTGTTATTAAAAGTCTTTGCACCATCTGATGTGATATAGACACCTACTGATTTATCACCTGTTAATGTTATTACACCATTATTTTCACCTGTAATATTATTGCTTCCGTCAAGATAAATACACACACTTCTTTCACCGGTACTATTTATTGTCCCGTAATTAGAAACATTGTCTCCGTCTTTTATGTAAAGCCCTGATGATCCTGCACCAATTTCTATATGTCCTGTATTTTCAATGCTTGTACCTGAACCGCTTCCGTATAATCCCACAGAAGAACCGCCCAGATAAATAGTTCCTTCATTTTTAGCACTGGCTCCATTAGTCGCATAAATTGCTGTTGATTTATCTCCGCTAAAGTTTATTACTCCCTTATTTGTGGCTTCCTGATATACGGTTTCCCCGTTTATAGTTACCGGAATGCCTCCGGAATACCCGCCTGTAAGAGCTATACCCACCATATTATTTCCTGCTGCACTGATATATGAATTATTTCCGAGCAACACTGCTGAATTAATCCCTGATATAAATGTTCCTCCGTCTCCCAATGAAGCACTTGAATCATAATACAAAGTTCTGTCTTTTATATTTTGTACTATATATTGTGAATCTGATGTAGAATTAACAGAAAAATTCTGGTTAAAAGTTCCTGAACCTGCCACATTGAAGATTACTATTCCTTTACCGTCTACATTAACCGTTCCGGAACTCATAAATGATGCAGTTCCGTCAGTATACACACCTACAGAATTATCCCCTAATAAATTCAATTCCAGATTATCCGAATATACGGAATTATCTTTGATATAAATTCCTGTTCCATTTTCTCCCACTGTTATCTTAATAGGTCCTGAACTCATAATATAAGATTTATTTGAATATATACCTACACCGCCTTTAGAAGCACTTACATCAATGTCTGTACCGCCTTCTAAAGCCAGAGTTCCGCTGCCGTAAGTTCCCCCGCTTGAATTCTCATTTACATAGATACCTATGGCTTTTTCACCAGAAGCTGCAGTTATTTTTCCTGAGTTATATACAGTAAAAGAAGAATAAGAAGTACTTCCGTCATCTGGAACCGGATAAGATTCTGCGTATATTCCCACACCATTATTTCCGATGTTTATCTCTCCGTCATTTCTCGCAGTTCCTCCGGTAGTATACATACCAATGCCGGTTTCACCATTCAGATTTAAAATACCTGTATTAGTCTGCCCTGCTCTTTTAGTATAAATACCTATTGAATTACTTCCTTCCAGATCTATTGTACCATTATTTTCACTGCTTATTCTGTTATACTCATTAGCATTATAACTCTGCCCTATACCAACCAGATTATCCTCGGTTCCTTTTATTGTGACTCCCTGACTTACAGATACTCCGGATTTCCCTATTTCAGTATTTCTGTATGTTTTATCACCTGTATTATTGTTTTTATCTATATTAGAATCTATATCTATTACTAATAATGATGAAGTTACCTTTGATCTTCCTAAACCGTTAAATTCTATTGAAGAACTTTCTGTAATATCTCTCAAATCACTTAAATTCACCTTTGTATTTTTAACAGCTATGTTAAAACTGTCTGAATCTGCATTTATAGTAAGTTTTCCGTTTGAAGTATCTGTTATACTGTTTATATATTCAGGAAGGTCAGCTTCGCTTGCTATTCCGCTGCCTTCATAATAATATCCTATTGCCCCGTTCTTCAGATTGACATTTACATCTCCGTTTATTACAGTTTTCCCAGTCAGACTGCTTCCGTTATTAGTGAATTTTTGGAAAAAGAATGCAAAACTGTCTTTACCGTTTACTGTCATTTCCATTGCCTGTCCTGAAGTCTTAGACTGCAAAGAGACATTTCCTCCCTTTGAAAATATTGCAGCTCCTCCGTCACCGTTTATTTCAAGCCGGTCTGTTGTTATATCGGTTTCTGATGAAGTATTTACATAACCGCCATTAACATATAAAGAACCCGCTCCGCTGTAAACTGCTGTCGGCTGTTTTCCGTTCACTTCTATAAAACTGTTTTCAGATGTCATATTTAACCCGTTATTATAAATAGCTGTTGCATAATCTCCGTTCATAGTAATATTACCTTTATTTAAGCCATGCTCACCTGCTACCATTCCGGTGATAACCAGACCCAGACCTCCGTAGTTATATCCCCATTCATTGGCATATGACGAAGAATTATTTATAATATCACCATAATTTTCAAAAGTTCCGTTAGTTACTATTACGCTCATTGCCTTAGCTCCGGAATTTATTGTTACAGGCATATAGTTTTTTATTACTGTGGCATATGAACCTGCTGCAATGGAATTTTGAAATCCTGCATTTATGGGTTCTATGGAGTTAACAAGACTGCTGTCTAATATTACATTACCATAACTAACTTTTACCAAAGAACTCTGCTTGGAATTCTCCCCGAATTCTACTTTCTGTATTATTGTGTCATTTAATATCATATCCATTGTTTTTAGAGTAGCAGACTGTGTTTCTCTTGATACTGCCGGTGTATTTGTTCCGTTTATTAATATATCCATATTTCTTACACTATCCAAAATATTGGTTCCAGTGGTACTCAAACCTCTTTGGACATATAATCCCACATTTTTGTCACCTTCAAGAATAATTTTCCCATTTGAACCGTCTATTTCTATTGATGAATTTACATAATCATAGCTGCCGTACACTGATGCTCCGATTTCTACTGCTCTGTTACCGTTTCCTGTGATACTTATATTACCGGACTTTATTAATATTGGTTTTGTATATGGATCAACTGCTACAAATACCCCGACTCCTCCAGTTGATCCCGATACATTTTTAGAAGTAGATTCTATTATTATATTTCCTGAATTAATTAACTCCCCTTCTTTAGAAGATGTCGCTGTTCCTCTGTCCAGCTGCATAGCGATTCCGCTCTGCCCCTGCTGTGTTCCGTCTTTTAGCGTTATAGTACCTGTATTTTCCAAAGTAGCTTTAGTTCCGAGATTTGCTGTTGAAGTTCCCAGATTCAAGCTCAATCCTACAAGAGCAGTAGAAGAAAAAGTATTTGTAGTATTATTTGCCTGTAAAGTAAGATTTCCTGAAAATACTACCTTACTGTCTGTAGTGGCATAATATGGTCTGTAGCTTAAAAATCCCCAGTTATCATAACTTTTCCCGTCAGTTATCGACATATCCCAGTTACCTTTTACTTCAAAATTTCCGCTGTTTGATATATTATGTGCCGAAAAACCCGTAGTATATCCGGTATGGGTATAAGAAGAAGCAGTTGTTCCCGTATATGATCCGTTATTGTAGGCTGCCTCACCTGTTACAGTGATGTTATTAGTTGCCCCGTTAAGCTCCAGTGATGTTCCGGCTGTTGACTCTACATTCAAATTTTCATAAATTTTATTTCCTGAAGTATTATATCGTACTAAAGTAGTTATTCCTCCTATACTTTTCCCCTGAAATGAATTCTGTACTCCGAAATACGGAATTGCCACATTTGGAACTGTAGGAAAACTAAGGTCTCCCACTGTAAAAATCGGTGCTGTTATCTGCGGTGCTGCTGCAGGCGTCATATTGACATTTACTACAGGTGCATCCACAGGACTAATATTCAGCTCCACATCTTCTCTCATAATTCCCTTTACAGGAATATACATTCCCAGATCTACTGATTTTGCTGTACCTTTTTCTATACTTACTGCTGTTTCTTTTGAACCGCCCCTGTGGTTATTATTATAAAACCCGCTAAAATATATCTGCCATTCAAGATACTCAGGTTTCACAATATAATCACTTTGCATATACAAATCTTTTAACTCTTTATTTCTTTTATTTAGTATTTTTTCTAAAAGTTTGTAATTTTCATCTGACGATTTATTCCCTATATTTTTGGTCATATTGTTGTAAATTCTGTCATACTTACCTTTAGAGATACTATTGTTATTTTCTGCATAAATATTCGCTATGGAACCCAAAGCTAAAAACATGCATACTTTCTTATTTCTTAACATTTTTCTCTCCTTCTAATATTTTGCCGCTTTAGATATTATTAGTTATTAAAAATCTTGATATTGTCTTTCGGAAAAATTTTTTTTATTTACCAATGAATTATTAACCTTTTGTTATTTAATTCAAAACGTTCTTTATTCCGAATTTTTTTTACTATGTGTACTTACTTTCATATACTATCCTTACTTGTA is a genomic window containing:
- a CDS encoding autotransporter domain-containing protein, whose product is MLRNKKVCMFLALGSIANIYAENNNSISKGKYDRIYNNMTKNIGNKSSDENYKLLEKILNKRNKELKDLYMQSDYIVKPEYLEWQIYFSGFYNNNHRGGSKETAVSIEKGTAKSVDLGMYIPVKGIMREDVELNISPVDAPVVNVNMTPAAAPQITAPIFTVGDLSFPTVPNVAIPYFGVQNSFQGKSIGGITTLVRYNTSGNKIYENLNVESTAGTSLELNGATNNITVTGEAAYNNGSYTGTTASSYTHTGYTTGFSAHNISNSGNFEVKGNWDMSITDGKSYDNWGFLSYRPYYATTDSKVVFSGNLTLQANNTTNTFSSTALVGLSLNLGTSTANLGTKATLENTGTITLKDGTQQGQSGIAMQLDRGTATSSKEGELINSGNIIIESTSKNVSGSTGGVGVFVAVDPYTKPILIKSGNISITGNGNRAVEIGASVYGSYDYVNSSIEIDGSNGKIILEGDKNVGLYVQRGLSTTGTNILDSVRNMDILINGTNTPAVSRETQSATLKTMDMILNDTIIQKVEFGENSKQSSLVKVSYGNVILDSSLVNSIEPINAGFQNSIAAGSYATVIKNYMPVTINSGAKAMSVIVTNGTFENYGDIINNSSSYANEWGYNYGGLGLVITGMVAGEHGLNKGNITMNGDYATAIYNNGLNMTSENSFIEVNGKQPTAVYSGAGSLYVNGGYVNTSSETDITTDRLEINGDGGAAIFSKGGNVSLQSKTSGQAMEMTVNGKDSFAFFFQKFTNNGSSLTGKTVINGDVNVNLKNGAIGYYYEGSGIASEADLPEYINSITDTSNGKLTINADSDSFNIAVKNTKVNLSDLRDITESSSIEFNGLGRSKVTSSLLVIDIDSNIDKNNNTGDKTYRNTEIGKSGVSVSQGVTIKGTEDNLVGIGQSYNANEYNRISSENNGTIDLEGSNSIGIYTKRAGQTNTGILNLNGETGIGMYTTGGTARNDGEINIGNNGVGIYAESYPVPDDGSTSYSSFTVYNSGKITAASGEKAIGIYVNENSSGGTYGSGTLALEGGTDIDVSASKGGVGIYSNKSYIMSSGPIKITVGENGTGIYIKDNSVYSDNLELNLLGDNSVGVYTDGTASFMSSGTVNVDGKGIVIFNVAGSGTFNQNFSVNSTSDSQYIVQNIKDRTLYYDSSASLGDGGTFISGINSAVLLGNNSYISAAGNNMVGIALTGGYSGGIPVTINGETVYQEATNKGVINFSGDKSTAIYATNGASAKNEGTIYLGGSSVGLYGSGSGTSIENTGHIEIGAGSSGLYIKDGDNVSNYGTINSTGERSVCIYLDGSNNITGENNGVITLTGDKSVGVYITSDGAKTFNNRNSVEIGNSVSMSDPAIGIFNNNTQGTVNNSADIISGVNSIGIYSKGGEVNHTAGDVKVGLSGTGIYMNSGNLNITGGNLTLTGEKTVGIYGTNGAVIDNNAGISVSSDSYGVVLSKDSVYTGRNISNLEDKSVLVYSDGKTTVNNEAGADLNMAGSDSIGFYLINGGDITNKAVITGDNGTANIGIYNKAGSIDNSGDIKIGDSVIIDPENPFANKYSVGLYGENVQNMKNSGNITVGSNGVGFYSVSNINESLNTGNITSASEKAVGIYIEQGAVRNEGNITLSGDGSIGIAGTRNTEITNAGTITMNGNNSMGIYANANSKVINENTGKIYINGNNSTGIQLSGSSILENYGLIEIASGTIGSEQVVTGDAAYTPPSIINAGIIKVDEKFELDGFNLIIKPDSSSFRVPTMEEISLNGYSPDDINGGFLLSNSVSIVAPGFNFGDNDVKIDPLFTQGTNARVYKFENVFDPTTPEGGQNTGEVSVKSSSLTFDAIPVTNDQGKIDIWMEKIDYDNFTKGAWYDGFAKNIEDKYLNAQGDALKIYDKLDLITDENTLRDSFEQLSGSVYANINQREQDIYGVLNNALFTLQNSENNTKENVKINVIAGKGSTKENTSGVESYDYNTVGVLALREVERTYRHTFGYSLGYTRTDFQMKDTNNEDQADTVQLGLHNKYSVNGWNFRNDLLGRVSFHNNDRSIQWYDGTKSDMKSDYNVYGISSLNEIGKDIEIGRNVKLVPFTGLELGYMAHESFEETGGAESLNVESNDGYSIKPSIGLRLEAEKSLGSNSDWKIKGNIGAAYEYELGNMNRQEKASLSVIEEGYHKLAQTAEDKGKIKTGGTIGVELKDRYGIFLTGEYGAGNDNKEDYKVGVSFKAAF